The Vibrio sp. 10N DNA window GCATGCAACGATCTCAAGCAGTCTATGATCCATAACTTTCTATTACCTTATTGATTTCTTGAAGTATTTGCTCGCTGTCTTGGACGCTAAACTGCGCCGACACCGGTAAATACCACCAATTGTCCTTTGAAAACGAACGGCATTTTACCGCGTCTTTCTCGGTCATAATGACGTTCTCAACGCCACGACCAAATTCTGCTAACTCAGTCTCATCAAAATCTTGATGGTCCGCAAACCCTTGGGTTTTTACCAGATTGGCACTGAGCTGATTTAACGTATCAAAAAAGCGCGGTGGGTGACCAATGCCAGCAAACGCCGCCAATGCTCCCAACGCCTCCACCGAAGCCGTTTGGCCAGTGTTTAAATTAATCGCCACGTCTGGTGACAGGGTGAATCGTCTCTCTAGCCGACAATCTTGATGCTGCTGTTGCAACCCACCGTTTACCACCAAAAGATCCACTTCATCAAGTCTAGATAATGGCTCTCTCAAGGGGCCAAGCGGTATTGGTTGCTGATTGCCAAATCGCCTCACGCCATCAATAACAACGATTTCATACGCACGATCTAACGCGTAATGTTGCAAACCATCGTCAGTAATAATGACATCCACACCGAGCGACTCTAAATGCTGAGTTGCGTTGGCTCGAATCGGATCGACACAAACTGGTACCTGAGTTCTATCAAAAATCAGCTTGGGCTCATCCCCGCATTCACTTGGCAGGGTATCGGCAGTGACCAGCAGTGGATAAGCGGCTGCTTTACCGCCATAACCGCGTGAGACAACACCAGGCTTTTTTCCCTGTTGTAGAAGCTGCTCTACAAGCCAAACAACCATCGGCGTCTTACCATTACCACCAGCTGTAATGTTGCCCACGACAATAACAGGCACCGAGGCTTGATAACGAGACTTGTCGCCGTCCATATAAGCTTTACGACGTCTGGCAGCAATATAGCGATACAGCCTGCTCAGTGGCCACAAGAGCGGCCACAGTGCGAATCCTAGCGGGTGCTTACCAAACCAAAGCTGCTCAATCACTAGTGCTCACCAAATTGGATTTTGTGCAGTTGAGCATAAGCGCCTTGATGGTTGAGCAACGTTTTGTGGTCACCACGCTCAATGATTTCACCATCATCCACCACCAAAATCTCATCGGCTTCTTCAATGGTCGACAAACGGTGAGCAATCACCAGTACAGTCTTGTCTTTTTGCAACTCGTCTAAGGCGGCCTGGATCGCTCGCTCAGATTCGGTATCCAGTGCGGAGGTCGCCTCATCAAGGATCAAAATCGGCGCATCACGCAGCAATGCTCGGGCAATGGCGATACGTTGACGCTGGCCACCCGATAGGCTCGCACCATTTTCGCCAATAACCGTGTCTAGCCCTTGATCAAGGTTGCTAATGAACTCCATCGCATGCGCCAATTTGGCTGCGTGCTCAATCTGCTCTCGCGAGTATTGTCCATTGGTCGCATAAGCGATGTTGTTAGCAATGGTGTCGTTAAACAGGTGAACATTTTGCGATACCAGCGCAAAGTGCTGGCGTAAGTTGGTCAGTTTAATGTCGTCGATCTTGTGACCATCAAGCTCAATGCTGCCACTGTCGATGTCATAGAAACGAGTAAATAGGTTTGCTATGGTACTTTTACCGGAGCCAGAACGCCCTACTAGCGCAATAGTTTTACCGGCTGGCAAATCAAAGCTCACATTGCGAAGCGCCGGTTTCTCGGTTCCTTCGTATGTGAAGGTGATGTCTTTCACCGACAGATCGCCTTTCGCTTTCTCAATTTCAACCGTGCCATTATCACGCTCTACTTCGAGATCCATTAAGCTAAACAAGGTTTGACTCGCGGCCATACCGCGCTGGAACTCTGCCGTCACACCGGTCAGTGCTTTAAGTGGACGCATCAATGAGAACATCGCAGAGAAAATGACCGTGAAGGTACCCGCAGTTAGCTGCTCGCGAATTTCATCAAAACTCGCGAGATACAGCACCGCTACAAGCGCAAGCGAAGCAATCATTTGAATCACAGGGTTCGCAATTGCAGATGCCGCAACCATCTTCATGGTCTGCTGACGCATTTGGTTGCTCATGTCATCGAAACGCGCCTTTTCAACCTGCTGACCGCCGTAGCTCAAAACCACTTTATGGCCCTTCAGCATCTGTTCTGCCGATGTCGTCATGTGACCCATGGACGTCTGCATGTTATGAGAAATCTTGCGAAAACGCTTAGAGACGAAGCGAATTGCCCATGCGACAACCGGAGCAACAACCAGCAGAACCAATGACAACTGCCAACTACTCCAGAACATTAAGAACAGTAAGCCTAAAATACTTGCGCCTTCACGGACAATGCTGACCAATGAGCGACTTGTTGCTCCAGCCACTTGTTCTGAAT harbors:
- the lpxK gene encoding tetraacyldisaccharide 4'-kinase, with the protein product MIEQLWFGKHPLGFALWPLLWPLSRLYRYIAARRRKAYMDGDKSRYQASVPVIVVGNITAGGNGKTPMVVWLVEQLLQQGKKPGVVSRGYGGKAAAYPLLVTADTLPSECGDEPKLIFDRTQVPVCVDPIRANATQHLESLGVDVIITDDGLQHYALDRAYEIVVIDGVRRFGNQQPIPLGPLREPLSRLDEVDLLVVNGGLQQQHQDCRLERRFTLSPDVAINLNTGQTASVEALGALAAFAGIGHPPRFFDTLNQLSANLVKTQGFADHQDFDETELAEFGRGVENVIMTEKDAVKCRSFSKDNWWYLPVSAQFSVQDSEQILQEINKVIESYGS
- the msbA gene encoding lipid A ABC transporter ATP-binding protein/permease MsbA: MSQNQDETTLQTFKRLWTYIREYKTGLVVAVIALVINAAADTYMLSLLKPLLDEGFGDVESNFLKILPLIIIAMMFIRGLSGFVSTYCLSWVSGKVVMHLRRGIFNHFMHMPVSFFDKESTGGLLSRITYDSEQVAGATSRSLVSIVREGASILGLLFLMFWSSWQLSLVLLVVAPVVAWAIRFVSKRFRKISHNMQTSMGHMTTSAEQMLKGHKVVLSYGGQQVEKARFDDMSNQMRQQTMKMVAASAIANPVIQMIASLALVAVLYLASFDEIREQLTAGTFTVIFSAMFSLMRPLKALTGVTAEFQRGMAASQTLFSLMDLEVERDNGTVEIEKAKGDLSVKDITFTYEGTEKPALRNVSFDLPAGKTIALVGRSGSGKSTIANLFTRFYDIDSGSIELDGHKIDDIKLTNLRQHFALVSQNVHLFNDTIANNIAYATNGQYSREQIEHAAKLAHAMEFISNLDQGLDTVIGENGASLSGGQRQRIAIARALLRDAPILILDEATSALDTESERAIQAALDELQKDKTVLVIAHRLSTIEEADEILVVDDGEIIERGDHKTLLNHQGAYAQLHKIQFGEH